A single Vigna radiata var. radiata cultivar VC1973A chromosome 8, Vradiata_ver6, whole genome shotgun sequence DNA region contains:
- the LOC106770737 gene encoding uncharacterized protein LOC106770737 — MASSSSKLTLKLLIDSKREKVLFAKASKAIVDFFFNLLCLPIGTVIRILNKNQMVGSLANLYESVENLDETYMQPDQNKDLLLKPSASMSSKISGLLPSVNDSSSNNFVNVFYRCQSHYSRVTCDNNTRCPDCNRPMNSQMIFIGEKVANEISAEKNGFVKGVVTYMVMDDLAIQPMSSISSITLLNKFNVKEVGTLQETVVELDMNQGVNLLKASLESKTVLTNVFLNNHMHCSRAI, encoded by the exons ATGGCATCTTCTTCCTCCAAATTGACTCTGAAATTGCTTATCGATTCTAAGCGTGAGAAGGTCCTGTTTGCAAAAGCATCAAAAGCTATTGtagattttttctttaacttgcTCTGCTTGCCCATTGGTACTGTCATCAGGATTCTCAACAAGAATCAAATGGTTGGTAGTTTAGCCAATCTCTATGAAAGTGTTGAGAATCTGGATGAAACTTACATGCAACCAGACCAGAATAAGGATCTCCTGTTGAAGCCAAGTGCCTCCATGTCTTCAAAAATCTCTGGTCTTCTTCCTTCAGTTAATGACAGTTCTTCCAACAACTTTGTGAATGTGTTCTATCGGTGCCAAAGTCATTATAGTCGCGTCACATGTGATAACAACACTCGTTGTCCTGATTGTAATAGACCTATGAACTCGCAAATGATTTTTATTGGTGAAAAGGTTGCAAATGAAATTTCTGCTGAGAAGAATGGTTTTGTGAAAGGGGTAGTAACTTACATGGTGATGGATGATTTAGCGATTCAGCCCATGTCAAGCATATCAAGCATTACCCTACTTAACAAATTCAACGTCAAAGAGGTTGGCACCTTGCAGGAAACAGTGGTCGAGTTGGACATGAACCAg GGTGTGAATCTTCTAAAGGCTTCTCTGGAGTCGAAGACAGTTTTGACTAATGTTTTTCTCAATAATCACATGCATTGCTCTCGagcaatataa
- the LOC106770739 gene encoding protein LIKE COV 3-like, with product MTLYLLFLLWCRGGTTSRGFFFFPEQHATAQVVAQPSAFRSAVVELERSFDGRGVALLLFAQHWRFPCCCSAFPAVSEEDCDVICSVILLPIAITFYVTWGFIRFVDGFFSPIYNHLGINIFGLGFLTSITFIFLVGIFMSSWLGISLLTLGEWFIKKMPLVSYMYVASKQISVAISPNQSSNAFKEVAIIRHPRVGEYAIGFITSSVILRNRDYDELFCVYVPINHLYLGDIYLIGPNDILRPNLSVREGIGTNVR from the exons ATGACCCTttaccttctttttcttctgtgGTGTCGTGGAGGAACAACCTCCAGAGGCTTTTTCTTCTTCCCGGAGCAGCACGCGACGGCGCAGGTGGTGGCGCAACCTTCTGCTTTTCGTTCTGCAGTGGTGGAGTTGGAGAGAAGTTTTGATGGCAGAGGCGTCGCGCTTCTTCTTTTTGCGCAGCATTGGCGGTTTCCGTGTTGCTGTTCTGCTTTTCCTGCAG TTTCTGAAGAAGATTGTGATGTAATTTGCAGTGTCATTCTTCTTCCCATTGCAATAACATTTTATGTTACTTGGGGATTTATCCGATTTGTTGATGGTTTCTTCTCTCCAATATATAATCATCTAGGAATCAATATTTTTG GTCTTGGATTTTTAACTTCcatcacttttatatttttggttggAATTTTCATGTCATCATGGTTAGGAATTTCACTTCTCACCCTTGGTGAATGGTTCATCAAGAAAATGCCTTTAGTAAGCTACATGTATGTTGCTTCTAAACAAATAAGTGTAGCAATATCACCTA ATCAAAGCTCAAATGCTTTCAAGGAAGTTGCGATCATAAGACACCCTCGTGTTGGTGAGTATGCAATTGGATTCATCACTTCTTCGGTGATACTAAGAAATAGAGATTATGATGAACTATTTTGTGTTTACGTTCCCATTAATCACTTGTACCTTGGAGATATTTATCTCATTGGCCCAAATGATATTCTAAGACCAAATTTGTCTGTTCGAGAAGGAATAGGTACGAATGTtcgataa
- the LOC111242294 gene encoding uncharacterized protein LOC111242294 yields MGKQSRLKRKSTTDFDVSAKRTFSRLVLISNFRGCADGKERFSPVLIKKNKKKTEPSSLAQGFQQKLLGVLSFLSHFITCQKTHQGLFRERRRKPSSSTIHAHAAPPASVRTATTRDLPTGLKHRRRRATRAAAVFGLGSPSSSLPLFPCKGRARLPPCIVAVAQTANQSRAGDASHRRSRRRSPPDVAVDTHQQQDLSAREREKPFLLCDKLPPPRAKPATVDKVGHRCLRRNSLHHRRLQRCFPSSPFEGETWS; encoded by the exons ATGGGCAAGCAGAGCAGGTTAAAGAGAAAGTCTACAACTGATTTTGATGTTTCTGCGAAAAGGACCTTCTCACGCTTAGTGTTGATAAGCAATTTCAGA GGGTGTGCGGATGGGAAAGAGAGATTTTCTcctgttttaattaaaaaaaataaaaagaaaacggAGCCCAGCAGCCTGGCCCAAGGGTTTCAGCAGAAACTTTTAGGGGTTCTTTCCTTCCTATCCCATTTCATCACTTGCCAGAAAACCCATCAGGGTCTATTTcgagaaagaagaaggaaacctTCCTCCTCCACGATTCACGCGCATGCGGCTCCGCCAGCCTCCGTTCGAACGGCCACCACGAGAGACCTTCCTACAGGGCTGAAACATCGCCGGCGACGCGCCACTAGGGCCGCCGCTGTCTTCGGCCTCGGATCCCCTTCATCTTCCTTGCCCCTTTTCCCGTGCAAGGGAAGAGCTCGCCTTCCACCTTGCATCGTCGCCGTCGCTCAGACCGCGAACCAAAGTCGCGCTGGCGATGCATCTCACCGCCGAAGCCGTCGCCGCTCGCCCCCAGACGTCGCCGTCGACACCCATCAACAACAGGACCTGTCCGCGCGTGAGAGAGAAAAACCGTTCCTCCTCTGTGACAAACTTCCACCACCACGGGCGAAACCGGCTACCGTCGACAAAGTTGGCCACCGCTGTCTTCGCCGGAATTCGCTTCATCACCGGCGCCTTCAGCGCTGCTTTCCTTCCTCTCCATTCGAGG GTGAAACATGGTCCTAA